The Bemisia tabaci chromosome 8, PGI_BMITA_v3 genome has a segment encoding these proteins:
- the su(f) gene encoding protein suppressor of forked, with product MRGRNFEKVEKLFQRCLIKVLNIDLWKLYLDYVKGTKASLATYKEKMAQAYDFALDKIGMDINSFDIWNDYVNFLKSVEAIGSYAENQKITACRKVYQRGVVNPMNKIEALWKDYIAYEQVINPIIAEKMMMERSRDYMNARRVAKEFEAITKGLNRNLPSVPPTGHIEELKQVELWKKYIAWEKSNPLRSEDTALVTRRVMFAFEQCLLCMGHHPDVWYEAAQYLDQSSKTLSEKGDVNASKLFSDEAATIFDRATSTILKHSMLLHFAYADFEEGRMKYEKVHEIYKTYLELQEIDPTLTYVQYMKFARRAEGIKSARSVFRKAREDPRSNYQIFVAAALMEYYCSKDKNIAFRIFELGLKKFSHTPEYLLCYIDYLSHLNEDNNTRVLFERVLSSGSLESEKSVEIWNRFLEFESNIGDLSSIVKVEKRRSAVLSKIAEFEGKETAQLVDRYKFLNLFPCTPAELKAIGYNEVTQNIAKSFQAAKSGGPIISSLDVMDDGDAAQRNLPKPDVSQMIPYKPKRNAFIGEHPIPGGSFPPPPAVAQLMATLPPPGCFHGPFVAVDQLLEIFDKIQIPDKPPVPKGDNGCDTRLFDFTSSIHWMENDDSVLNSGIRRKRKAGGGDESDEEENVAPPVYDIYRIRQQKRVK from the exons CTTTTTCAAAGATGCCTAATCAAGGTTTTGAACATTGATCTATGGAAGCTTTATCTCGATTACGTCAAAGGAACAAAAGCAAGTTTAGCAACTTACAA GGAAAAAATGGCTCAAGCGTATGATTTTGCCCTTGATAAAATAGGAATGGATATCAACTCCTTTGATATTTGGAATGATTACGTAAACTTTCTCAAAAGTGTAGAAGCCATTGGATCTTATGCTGAGAACCAAAAAATTACTGCTTGTAGGAAG GTTTACCAACGAGGAGTCGTGAATCCGATGAATAAAATTGAAGCATTGTGGAAGGATTACATAGCTTACGAACAAGTCATCAACCCTAtcatagctgaaaaaatgatgaTGGAGCGAAGCAGAGATTACATGAACGCACGGCGAGTTGCTAAGGAATTCGAAGCTATCACTAAGGGTCTCAATAGAAATTTGCCAAGCGTTCCACCAACTGGTCACATAGAAGAGTTGAAACAG GTAGAACTATGGAAGAAATATATCGCATGGGAAAAATCAAACCCGTTGCGTTCAGAAGACACTGCCTTAGTTACACGCAGGGTCATGTTCGCCTTCGAGCAATGTTTGCTGTGCATGGGACACCATCCAGATGTGTGGTATGAAGCAGCTCAGTATTTAGACCAAAGTTCCAAAACACTCTCCGAGAAAGGG GATGTGAATGCATCAAAACTATTTAGCGATGAAGCCGCAACAATTTTTGACCGAGCAACGTCAACTATTTTAAAGCATAGTATGCTCCTCCACTTTGCGTATGCCGATTTTGAGGAAGGCAGGATGAAGTATGAGAAAGtgcatgaaatttacaaaacgtATCTGGAACTGCAGGAAATAGATCCTACTCTT ACTTATGTGCAGTATATGAAATTCGCTAGAAGAGCAGAAGGAATTAAGTCAGCCAGATCGGTGTTTCGGAAAGCAAGGGAGGACCCCCGTTCCAATTACCAG ATTTTCGTGGCAGCAGCCTTGATGGAGTATTATTGTAGTAAAGATAAGAATATTGCATTTAGGATTTTTGAATTAGGACTGAAAAAGTTCTCTCACACGCCAGAATACCTGTTGTGTTACATAGACTACTTATCACATTTGAACGAAGATAACAACACACGAGTGCTCTTTGAACGTGTCCTCTCATCGGGTAGTCTTGAGTCTGAAAAATCTGT tgaaatttggaATAGGTTCTTAGAATTCGAGTCCAACATAGGTGATCTAAGTAGTAttgtaaaagttgaaaaaagaagGAGTGCTGTTTTGAGTAAG ATTGCAGAGTTCGAAGGTAAAGAAACCGCCCAGTTGGTTGATAGGTACAAGTTCCTGAACCTGTTCCCTTGCACCCCTGCAGAGTTAAA AGCAATAGGCTACAATGAAGTCACTCAAAATATAGCCAAGTCATTCCAAGCTGCCAAGTCTGGTGGGCCGATCATCTCCAGCCTGGACGTGATGGATGATGGAGATGCAGCTCAGAGAAATCTCCCGAAGCCAGACGTATCGCAAATGATTCCATATAAGCCTAAACGAAATGCATTCATCGGTGAACATCCTATCCCAG GTGGCAGCTTCCCTCCACCTCCTGCCGTTGCTCAACTAATGGCCACTTTGCCACCCCCTGGTTGTTTTCATGGACCATTTGTTGCTGTGGATCAGCTTCTGGAGATATTTGATAAAATCCAAATTCCAGATAAAC ctcCTGTACCAAAAGGTGACAACGGTTGTGATACTCGGTTATTTGACTTCACCAGCTCTATCCACTGGATGGAGAACGATGATTCAGTCTTAAACAGTGGGATCAGGAGGAAACGGAAAGCAGGAGGAGGGGATGAAAGTGATGAAGAAGAAAACGTGGCTCCACCTGTCTACGACATTTATAGAATAAGACAGCAAAAACGAGTCAAATGA